In Terriglobia bacterium, the following are encoded in one genomic region:
- a CDS encoding DUF2256 domain-containing protein: MVRHVEMLRPPLQKEELPRRKCPVCGKEFTPNRKWQAFDTKPCQQKYYAATHPRVSVENLKGSAAKKK; encoded by the coding sequence ATGGTACGACATGTCGAAATGTTGAGACCGCCCCTGCAAAAGGAAGAACTGCCTCGGCGCAAATGCCCTGTCTGCGGCAAGGAGTTCACTCCCAACCGGAAATGGCAGGCCTTCGACACCAAGCCGTGCCAACAGAAGTATTACGCCGCAACGCACCCGAGGGTCTCGGTCGAGAACCTGAAGGGAAGCGCAGCCAAGAAGAAGTGA
- a CDS encoding single-stranded DNA-binding protein, whose amino-acid sequence MSSLNKVMLIGRLGKDPEVRYTQGGNPVATFSVATSERWKDNCGNPQEKTSWHNIVMWNKLAEVAKRFLSKGALVYLEGKLITRKWQDQSGANRYTTEVVCNKMVMLGGKRNAEAEEAPSEESEAAEPVGSSEATGIDGSDIPF is encoded by the coding sequence TTGTCAAGTTTGAACAAGGTGATGCTAATTGGCAGGCTCGGCAAAGATCCCGAGGTTCGGTACACGCAAGGCGGCAACCCGGTCGCGACTTTCAGTGTCGCCACGAGCGAGAGATGGAAGGACAATTGCGGCAACCCGCAAGAGAAGACCAGCTGGCATAACATCGTCATGTGGAACAAGCTCGCCGAAGTTGCGAAGCGGTTCCTGTCGAAAGGCGCCCTGGTCTATCTGGAAGGCAAACTGATCACCCGGAAGTGGCAGGACCAGAGCGGCGCCAACCGGTACACAACCGAGGTGGTCTGCAACAAGATGGTAATGCTCGGCGGAAAGCGCAATGCCGAAGCCGAGGAGGCCCCCTCTGAGGAATCAGAAGCCGCAGAGCCTGTCGGATCCTCCGAGGCAACGGGCATTGACGGCTCAGATATTCCCTTTTGA